Proteins encoded by one window of Cucurbita pepo subsp. pepo cultivar mu-cu-16 chromosome LG14, ASM280686v2, whole genome shotgun sequence:
- the LOC111810627 gene encoding uncharacterized protein LOC111810627 — MGAGGPDDEDNRWPPWLKPLLRETFFVQCKHHIDSHKSECNMYCLDCMNGALCSLCLNFHKDHRAIQIRRSSYHDVIRVSEIQKVLDISGVQTYIINSARVVFLNERPQPRPGKGVTNTCEVCERSLLDSFRFCSLGCKIVGTSRSFQKKRVAGVAGVAATMAVSDSEDSYSSSNHRRSKSNNSHNSNKFQSFSPSTPPPTSVNYRTAKRRKGIPHRAPMGGLVLEY, encoded by the exons ATG GGTGCTGGAGGTCCTGATGATGAAGACAACCGATGGCCGCCATGGCTAAAACCTCTACTAAGAGAAACCTTCTTCGTTCAATGCAAACACCACATCGATTCCCACAAAAGCGAATGCAATATGTACTGTTTAGATTGTATGAACGGCGCTCTCTGTTCTCTATGCCTCAACTTTCACAAGGATCATCGAGCCATTCAG ATTCGAAGGTCTTCTTACCATGATGTGATCAGAGTTTCTGAGATTCAAAAGGTTTTGGACATTTCTGGTGTCCAAACTTACATTATCAACAGCGCTAGAGTCGTGTTCTTGAACGAAAGGCCTCAGCCGCGTCCTGGCAAAGGCGTTACGAACACTTGTGAAGTCTGTGAACGCAGCCTCCTTGATTCCTTTCGATTCTGTTCCCTTGGCTGCAAG ATAGTCGGGACATCGAGGAGTTTCCAGAAGAAGAGAGTGGCCGGGGTGGCGGGCGTGGCCGCCACAATGGCGGTATCGGACTCGGAGGACTCATACAGTAGTAGCAATCATAGGCGGAGCAAGAGCAACAACAGCCACAACAGCAACAAGTTTCAGAGTTTTAGTCCTTCGACGCCGCCTCCAACTTCAGTTAACTATAGGACGGCTAAACGGAGGAAGGGAATCCCACATCGAGCTCCGATGGGAGGGCTAGTTTTAgaatattag